The sequence GACGCGAGGCTAATCGGCGGCGCACATCAAGGCATGTTTCTTCATCTGCCAACATTCTTTCGCGCACTGCGGAGCACATTCTCCAGGCGTCATTTTCATCCACAGCATGCGCTGTGGACGGCGGGATTGATGCTGTCGTTCCTCGGATTACGAACAACGGTTCTCGTATTTCGTGGCCTGGATCATATCATATTTCGTGCGTTCCGACGCCAGGAAGTGAAATCCCCCGTGTACATAATCGGGAATCCCAGAAGCGGCACCACTTTTCTGCACAGGCTGCTATCGCTCGATTCACGTTTTACCTCGATGGCTCTGTATCAGTCAATCTTTCCATCAGTCGCGCTGTACCGTTTGCTGAGTACGGCCAGGGCGGCAGACAGGGCAGTCGGAAGTCCCCTTGAGCGACTCACGCGCCGCCTCAGTCAACGTGCGTTTGGCGGGTGGACGGGCATACATCGAACTCGATTATCGGAGCCGGAGGAAGACGAGCAGCTATTCGTTTATTCCATGCTGACCCCGGTAGTCACTCTCCTGTTTCCGTTCTTTGACGAACTGGGACATGTGGGCTATGTCGATCGAATGTCGTCGAAGACACGCAAACGACTGATGGCGGACTACCTCGGAAGTCTTCGGCGTCACCTATTTGCGGAAGGTGGAAACAAGACGCTCCTGGTAAAAAATACTGCGGTTACCGGGCGGCTCGAGGCGACGATCATCGCAATGCCGGAAGTCAGGTTCATTCACATGATTCGCCATCCGTATGACACAGTTGCTTCATTGCTCAGCATGTATACGGTGACGTGGCGCCGACTTGCGCCGCAAGCGGTCGAGAGCATTGAAACGTATCGTGCGCTGGCTGATCTGTTCTGTGACTACTACCGCTCCAGGTTGCAAATACTGGAGGCCGTTCCGTCATCCCGGGTAGTCGATGTTCGCTTCGATGATCTTGTCCGTGATCCGGAACGAACCGTTCGACGCATCTATGAGGCGTTAGATCTGGATATGTCCGGTGAGTTCACGAACCTCCTCGAAGACGCGACCCGTCGCTCTCGCGGCTATCAAAGTCATCACCGGTACACGCTGGAAGATTTTGGTATGACGCGCGCCGAGATCTACGATCGGTTGGCGGACGTTTTTGAAACCTACGGGTTTGACCGCGATCCATCCGTGGACGAAGGCTCGCCAGCATTCGGAGGAACTGAGGTATCAGCTCGCCAATGACCGTCTCCACATTCTGGCTGATCATAGTAGCATGGGTGGCGATTGCGGCCGTCGCCTTCATCGTTCTTCTCCGCGTCCGCGCGCCTTACGGTCGCTACACACAGTCGGGCTGGGGACCGACGATGGATCATAGGCTCGGTTGGTTCTTAATGGAGTTGCCGGCGCTGCTTGTCTTCGCGTGGTTCGTGCTCAGTGGATCCAACCCGATGTCGATAGCAACGTGGATTTTCTTCGCGGCCTGGCAGATACACTACGTCCATCGCACACTTGTCTTTCCGTTTCGAATGGCTCCCGGCTCAAAACGAATGCCGCTTGCCATCGTAGGATCTGCGATCTTCTTTAACTCGGTAAATGGCTTCCTCAACGGGTACTATCTGGGGTCGCTAGGACCGTCCTATGACCTGGCGTGGATCTCAGATTGGAGGTTTGTTGTCGGCGCGACGCTCTTCGTGGTTGGCCTCGTCATCAATCTGCAGTCTGATGGGATACTGTTGCGACTCCGCCGATCCGGGCGCTACGAAATTCCGCAAGGTGCGCTTTTCAATCTGGTTTC is a genomic window of Rhodothermales bacterium containing:
- a CDS encoding sulfotransferase; its protein translation is MFLHLPTFFRALRSTFSRRHFHPQHALWTAGLMLSFLGLRTTVLVFRGLDHIIFRAFRRQEVKSPVYIIGNPRSGTTFLHRLLSLDSRFTSMALYQSIFPSVALYRLLSTARAADRAVGSPLERLTRRLSQRAFGGWTGIHRTRLSEPEEDEQLFVYSMLTPVVTLLFPFFDELGHVGYVDRMSSKTRKRLMADYLGSLRRHLFAEGGNKTLLVKNTAVTGRLEATIIAMPEVRFIHMIRHPYDTVASLLSMYTVTWRRLAPQAVESIETYRALADLFCDYYRSRLQILEAVPSSRVVDVRFDDLVRDPERTVRRIYEALDLDMSGEFTNLLEDATRRSRGYQSHHRYTLEDFGMTRAEIYDRLADVFETYGFDRDPSVDEGSPAFGGTEVSARQ
- a CDS encoding DUF1295 domain-containing protein, whose protein sequence is MTVSTFWLIIVAWVAIAAVAFIVLLRVRAPYGRYTQSGWGPTMDHRLGWFLMELPALLVFAWFVLSGSNPMSIATWIFFAAWQIHYVHRTLVFPFRMAPGSKRMPLAIVGSAIFFNSVNGFLNGYYLGSLGPSYDLAWISDWRFVVGATLFVVGLVINLQSDGILLRLRRSGRYEIPQGALFNLVSCPNYLGEIVEWIGFALMTWSPAAAAFAMWTAANLIPRALSNHRWYYERFSEYPPGRKALIPYLV